The DNA region CCATGATTGTGAGCAGAGGTGGCTGATGATGAGAAGCCTCCAGAGTTGCCGCATAAGGAAGATGACGGCTAGGTTAACGTGAAGAAGGAGATGCATACGGGTTTATATATATCGCTTTggttttgtaattattttggtttagtcCAATTAAATAACCAAACCAACTTCAATACCGGTTTAGTGAAAACCGGGTCGTTACAAGTTGTATTTGTATAAGAGTCGCAAGAACAAGAGACACAAGTCTTCATAATCTTGTAATGTTTGAAACCTATCTAAGTTAACGAAAACAAGTCTTTTGATTAGAAGCATAAAATCTTCAACGATCATCAGAAGTTGTAATTGTACAAATTTATCACACCTCTGGTAGCAAGTTGTTTTCGCTTCTCATACATTAGTTAGCCTTccattgtcttcttcttttctccttcttcctcgaattttctcttctttcattttaCAATACTAGTCCAAGACGAATACAGTTTCCTTTTATATGTAGTCGGTTCTTCTCTCTTCCATTGATATTAGTAGCCTGGGAACATTGGAGGTGGAGGCGATGCATATTGGTGGCCGAGAAAGGGTGGTATGATGAACTCATCACTTGGAGCTGGTGCTTGTGCAGCCGGCGTCTCTTTCTTTTCCACCGGAGATGGAGATGGTGATGGTGTGGTGAACTCATCACTAGGAGCTGGTGCATGTGCAGCTGGTGTCTGTTTCTTCTCCACCGGAGCTGGTGTTGGTGTGATGAACTCACTTGGAGCTGGTGCTTGTGCAGCCGGTGTCTGTTTTATCTCCACCGGagctggtggtggtggcgaGTTGACAGGTGGAGGCGGTGAGTGAACAGGCGCTAGTGGCTATGGAGAGagaactggtggtggtggtgagttaaccggaggaggtggtggcgagtgaaccggtggtggtggtggagagtaGACTGGAGGTGGTGGTGAAAAGACGGGTGGTGGAGGAGAGTAGACaggcggtggtggtggagagtggACCGGCGGTGGAGGAGAGTTAACCGGTGGTGGTAGAGGAGGTGACGGAAGAGGAAGTGAAGGAGAGTTTACCGAAGCTGGTGGAGGAGGACTGCGACGGTTCTTCACTGGAGACTGATCGTAAGGATCATCCCTTTGCGGTGATTCTTCCGGTGGTTGTGGTTTTTGAACTGGCGATGGTTCCGGAACAGGCAGAGTTGGAACTGGTGATGGTCTTGATGGAGTTGAGGATCCACCACCAGCACACTTGTCCTTACTACAGTCAACCGGACGTTAATGACTACCGCACATTCTTGTGCCGACCGTTGTTCAGGTCTATCAGGTAAGCAATTACGTGTGTCGTCCAAAACAATCTCCTTCCGACCACCACCACCCGGAACATACGAACCACCCTGTCCATTGAAGTAGTTGTAAGAGTAAGTAAAGTTCACCAAATATTTAAAAGCATTTcgaaaaattatgattttttataaaagtttacaagaaaatatttatggcttcctaaattttaaattgagcTATGTAGTTCATAAAATTTTTgcataatctatactattaaagcatgaTCTTATTgtcttttttactaaaatactcttttctttaataacattgcatatttcattaagggcaatcaagtaatattaataacacatctatatttgGTCATTTTTTTTATCCAGCCCACAGCCTACATCAAATCTCTCTTAGGTCATTTGAgctgattaagaaatcagattcaattcttatttttttttcaaattcaaataatttattttcaatcattcttaatattttgtgttgtgaacaaaaattaatcacttaattattatgtttttcctttttaatataatttaagcattcataaaaaaaaattgaatttttttactgaaaagtataaatctttatttaaagtatataattttgttttatttaaaaaattaaccacataataaaattaatttatgagagttataccaacttaattcattaaaaataacgtttaattttctaaacataaatactcattagacctggagtACCCATTCaggtacggatcggttctttcgggtatcgggtttttcgggttttgaaattaaaccccattcgggtattataaaattttgtgtcgAGTTtgagtcgggtctttccgggtccgggtgagttcggttctcatgcataagaacctgaaaaataaccaaataaccaaagtatctaaaacatgttcggttatttgtactcaaagtaaccaaagtatctgattcagttcaaatttttgtatccaaattactcaaaagtaaccaaaaatatccattctatacagtttttttggtaaacttttatccaaactatcatattttatccaaaatactcaaaagtaccgaaaataactactatagttaacttataatactaatttaaaatattaaaataattataaatataattataacatatatttttagatatatattcacatttcggatatcttcggataCTCATTCAGTTCTTGGTTCGGGTagggttcgggaccggttcttcggatatagcaatttagaactcattcggatatttaccccggtctgatcgggttcgggaccctgattttcgggttgTTTCGAGTTGGTTCTTCTGATTCAGATATTGTgctcaggcctatactcatttaaaatgaaataagataaagaaagataaaaatgcttaaatcttttataaaaaaacaaatatatgaaaatatgacatttactaaatattggtcaatttaaaaaaaataaaagaaaataaatccgTGCAtttaaagcgcggatcaaaatctagtacatatttatattatgattCAGTATT from Raphanus sativus cultivar WK10039 chromosome 8, ASM80110v3, whole genome shotgun sequence includes:
- the LOC108837814 gene encoding pollen-specific leucine-rich repeat extensin-like protein 4 → MGEGGSYVPGGGGRKEIVLDDTRNCLPDRPEQRKDKCAGGGSSTPSRPSPVPTLPVPEPSPVQKPQPPEESPQRDDPYDQSPVKNRRSPPPPASVNSPSLPLPSPPLPPPVNSPPPPVHSPPPPPVYSPPPPVFSPPPPVYSPPPPPPLAPVHSPPPPVNSPPPPAPVEIKQTPAAQAPAPSEFITPTPAPVEKKQTPAAHAPAPSDEFTTPSPSPSPVEKKETPAAQAPAPSDEFIIPPFLGHQYASPPPPMFPGY